The window GACCGCGTTGCCCTCGCTCTTGCCGAACTTCGTGCCGTCGCTGTTGGTGATCAGAGGCGTTCCGATCGCGTGCACCGAGACACCTTCGACACGGTGGATGAGGTCGGTACCGCTGGTGAGGTTGCCCCACTGGTCGGATCCGCCCGTCTGCAGGACGCAGCCGTACTGGCGGTACAGCTCCAGGTAGTCGAGCCCCTGCAGGATCTGGTAGCTGAACTCCGTGTAGCTGATACCCGCCTCGGAGTTCAGACGCGCGCTGACCGCATCCTTCTTGAGCATCGTGCCGACACGGAAGTGCTTGCCGACCTCGCGGAGGAAATCGATCGCCGACAGCGGTGCGGTCCAGTCGAGGTTGTTGACGATGCGCGCCGCGTTCTCGCCGTCGAAGCTGAGAAAGCGCTCGACCTGCGCGCGTAGCCGCAGAACCCACTCTTCGACGGTCTCGCGGGTGTTGAGCGTGCGCTCGGCCGACGGGCGCGGGTCTCCGATGAGTCCGGTGGATCCTCCGACCAGGCCGAGCGGGCGATGGCCCGCGAGCTGCAGCCGGCGCATGACGATCAGCTGCACGAGATTGCCGAGGTGCAGGCTCGGTGCCGTCGGATCGAAGCCGCAGTAATACGTGATTGGCCCCTCGCCCAGCACGGCACGCAGCGCCTCGGGATCGGTGGACACATGCACGGAACCGCGCCAGACCAGTTCGTCCCACACGT is drawn from Microbacterium binotii and contains these coding sequences:
- the tyrS gene encoding tyrosine--tRNA ligase, with amino-acid sequence MSTPVVSATAPANDPSFSNVWDELVWRGSVHVSTDPEALRAVLGEGPITYYCGFDPTAPSLHLGNLVQLIVMRRLQLAGHRPLGLVGGSTGLIGDPRPSAERTLNTRETVEEWVLRLRAQVERFLSFDGENAARIVNNLDWTAPLSAIDFLREVGKHFRVGTMLKKDAVSARLNSEAGISYTEFSYQILQGLDYLELYRQYGCVLQTGGSDQWGNLTSGTDLIHRVEGVSVHAIGTPLITNSDGTKFGKSEGNAVWLDAEMCSPYRMYQFWLNTDDADVIDRLKVFTFLTREEIDRYAEQVQAEPFRRAAQKRLALEVTALVHGLEAAEAVVAASEALFGQGDLTALDAATLRAAIDELPNAAIEPEMTVAQALVATGLVSSLSEARRAVAQGGVSLDGERVADESTTVRAGLPGGVSIIRRGKKTLAGLVPRG